One Methanolobus sp. WCC4 DNA segment encodes these proteins:
- the afpA gene encoding archaeoflavoprotein AfpA, with the protein MKRIAWGITGSGDLIKETYETMVDIKEKSEIDIMVFLSREGETVMKWYHMWNDIQKDFPNFKTEGGPNSPFIAGPLQVGHYDALIIAPTTANTVAKIVYGIADTLVTNVVAQTAKGSTPIYILPVDQKRGSVKTFSPEGREMELKMREVDVTNTEKLAQMENISILEKPDDLYDILGISKD; encoded by the coding sequence ATGAAAAGAATTGCATGGGGAATCACCGGATCAGGTGACCTGATAAAAGAGACATATGAGACAATGGTAGATATCAAGGAGAAGAGCGAGATCGATATAATGGTCTTCCTGTCCAGAGAAGGTGAGACCGTTATGAAGTGGTATCATATGTGGAATGATATACAGAAGGATTTTCCAAACTTCAAGACCGAAGGCGGACCGAATTCACCATTTATCGCAGGTCCGTTGCAGGTGGGACACTATGATGCACTTATTATTGCACCTACAACTGCAAATACTGTTGCCAAAATAGTATACGGGATCGCAGACACCCTTGTCACGAATGTGGTTGCGCAGACAGCAAAAGGAAGTACACCGATCTACATACTCCCGGTGGACCAGAAAAGAGGGAGTGTAAAGACATTTTCCCCTGAAGGAAGGGAAATGGAACTGAAAATGCGCGAAGTTGATGTCACAAATACTGAAAAGCTTGCACAGATGGAAAATATAAGCATCCTGGAAAAACCAGATGACCTATACGACATTCTTGGCATCAGCAAGGACTGA
- a CDS encoding pyridoxal-dependent decarboxylase yields MKDIELMRSFFIRHEGDEDRIALMLKDLLKKINSKENGTIIGKKEPLDYERIMRETKFPHSMRKEADVGNFITGLYEGINIWGHPLMQSNVVPPTTALSIVAATLAARYNENSISDDYGVSAARSEIMAIAMLADLIGYDTTKAGGIFTFGGTGCNLYGARIGIEKADPDSKNTGIRDRIHFFCSDVAHYSIRSAALWTGVGLDNVKTIPSYDNVMDIHLLEEEMERTIREGARIGTIFATMGTTDAFGIDPLKNIVELRNRIQKKLDYQIHIHADAVIGWPYLTFRGDTCIDHLPHMLQEEIRKILSEMTDLKYADSVGVDFHKTGWAPYLCSAFVIQDREDLALLQKQKKDMPYLFHGEGYQPGTFTLESSRPNYAQKALVNMMLMGRQGYETLIVHLITAADYLRDMMDDCQDIELLNRHNPAFVTDFRIYPHTKFDTDGNPLFQKEMRDETKEEFTEKVNSYNQRIAQHMITTAQKEGTAMISYTDNYKTTGDCRTIVALKSYPMSPFIEKEHMDEMLRQIYRAKEWVDTNCGFDT; encoded by the coding sequence ATGAAGGATATTGAGCTTATGCGCTCTTTTTTTATCAGACACGAAGGCGATGAGGACAGGATAGCACTCATGCTGAAGGATCTGCTTAAAAAAATAAACAGTAAAGAGAACGGCACAATAATTGGAAAAAAAGAACCACTGGATTATGAGAGAATCATGAGGGAAACAAAATTCCCTCACAGTATGAGAAAGGAAGCAGACGTAGGAAACTTCATTACCGGACTCTATGAGGGGATAAACATATGGGGTCATCCTCTTATGCAGTCGAACGTAGTACCACCGACCACGGCACTTTCGATCGTTGCTGCGACACTGGCTGCAAGATATAATGAGAACTCCATCAGTGATGACTACGGAGTGAGTGCTGCACGTTCGGAGATAATGGCAATAGCCATGCTCGCTGACCTTATTGGATATGATACAACAAAGGCCGGCGGTATATTCACCTTTGGAGGGACCGGGTGTAATCTTTATGGTGCACGGATAGGGATCGAAAAGGCCGACCCGGATTCAAAGAACACCGGTATAAGGGACAGGATACATTTCTTCTGCTCCGATGTCGCCCATTATAGTATCAGGTCCGCTGCCCTGTGGACAGGGGTCGGGCTGGATAATGTAAAGACAATACCTTCATATGATAACGTAATGGACATCCACCTCCTTGAAGAGGAAATGGAAAGAACGATCCGCGAGGGCGCCCGCATTGGAACGATATTTGCTACAATGGGCACAACGGATGCTTTTGGCATAGACCCTCTGAAGAATATAGTGGAATTACGCAACAGAATACAAAAAAAGCTGGATTACCAGATACATATACATGCTGATGCAGTTATCGGATGGCCATACCTCACATTCAGGGGAGACACATGTATCGATCACCTGCCACATATGCTGCAGGAGGAGATAAGAAAGATACTTTCCGAAATGACCGACCTGAAATACGCGGATTCAGTAGGTGTGGACTTTCATAAGACCGGATGGGCACCATACCTGTGCAGCGCATTTGTGATTCAGGACAGAGAGGACCTTGCACTTCTCCAGAAACAGAAAAAGGATATGCCATACCTGTTCCACGGAGAAGGATACCAGCCAGGGACATTCACCCTGGAATCAAGCAGGCCCAATTATGCACAAAAGGCACTGGTAAACATGATGTTGATGGGGAGACAGGGATACGAGACACTCATAGTACATCTAATCACTGCTGCCGACTATCTGAGGGATATGATGGACGATTGCCAGGATATTGAGTTGCTGAACAGACACAATCCTGCATTTGTAACTGATTTTCGTATCTATCCCCACACAAAATTCGATACTGACGGTAATCCCCTGTTCCAGAAGGAGATGCGTGATGAGACAAAAGAGGAGTTCACAGAGAAGGTCAACTCATACAACCAGAGGATAGCACAGCACATGATCACCACGGCACAAAAAGAAGGTACTGCCATGATATCCTATACTGACAACTATAAGACGACAGGGGATTGCAGGACAATAGTTGCATTGAAATCATACCCTATGAGTCCCTTTATCGAGAAAGAACACATGGATGAGATGCTCAGGCAGATATACAGGGCAAAGGAATGGGTTGACACAAACTGTGGATTTGACACGTGA
- a CDS encoding inositol-3-phosphate synthase codes for MDKIKIAIAGIGNCASSLIQGIEYYKNKDEEDAIGLMHWDVGGYRPFDIEVVAAFDIDERKVGKDVSEAIFAPPNCTAVFCPEMPATGTIVKMGQILDGYSEHMAGYSENRSFMPSSEKEADMDLVVKELKDSGAEILLNYLPVGSEEATRFYAECALEAGVAFINNMPVFIVSDPEWASKFEEKGIPIIGDDIKAQLGATITHRTLADLFRKRGVKLERTYQLNTGGNTDFLNMLNRNRLASKKESKTEAVQSVVGQRMDDDNIHVGPSDYVPWQNDNKLCFLRMEGKLFGDVPMNIELRLSVEDSPNSAGVVIDAIRCCKIALERGIGGILYSPSSYFMKHPPKQFTDDEAHMMTDEFIKGLRDN; via the coding sequence ATGGACAAGATCAAGATTGCAATTGCGGGTATTGGCAATTGCGCAAGCTCTCTGATACAAGGCATTGAATATTACAAAAACAAGGATGAAGAAGATGCAATAGGCCTTATGCACTGGGATGTCGGAGGATACAGGCCATTTGATATTGAAGTCGTTGCTGCCTTTGACATCGATGAGAGAAAAGTAGGAAAGGATGTATCAGAAGCTATCTTTGCACCGCCTAACTGTACTGCGGTATTCTGTCCGGAAATGCCTGCTACCGGTACGATAGTGAAGATGGGCCAGATCCTTGATGGTTATTCTGAGCACATGGCAGGCTACAGTGAGAACAGGAGTTTTATGCCTTCATCTGAGAAAGAAGCAGATATGGACCTGGTAGTAAAGGAATTGAAAGATTCCGGGGCAGAGATATTACTTAACTATCTTCCGGTAGGCTCAGAGGAAGCTACCCGTTTCTATGCTGAATGTGCACTTGAGGCAGGAGTGGCTTTCATCAACAATATGCCGGTTTTCATTGTAAGTGACCCTGAATGGGCATCAAAGTTCGAGGAAAAAGGCATCCCTATAATTGGTGATGATATAAAGGCACAATTAGGCGCTACCATCACTCACAGGACCCTTGCTGATCTCTTCCGCAAACGTGGTGTGAAACTGGAGAGGACCTACCAGCTTAACACAGGCGGTAACACTGATTTCCTTAACATGCTCAACAGGAACAGGCTCGCATCAAAGAAGGAATCCAAGACAGAGGCTGTCCAGTCCGTAGTAGGCCAGAGGATGGATGACGATAATATCCATGTTGGTCCAAGTGACTATGTTCCATGGCAGAACGATAACAAGCTGTGTTTCCTGAGGATGGAGGGCAAGCTTTTCGGTGATGTACCGATGAACATCGAGCTCCGTCTTTCCGTAGAGGATTCCCCTAATTCCGCAGGTGTGGTCATCGACGCTATCAGGTGCTGTAAGATCGCTCTTGAAAGGGGCATTGGTGGTATTCTTTATTCTCCTTCGTCCTATTTCATGAAGCATCCGCCAAAACAGTTCACGGATGACGAGGCCCATATGATGACAGACGAGTTCATCAAGGGACTGCGTGACAACTAA